From Oreochromis niloticus isolate F11D_XX linkage group LG1, O_niloticus_UMD_NMBU, whole genome shotgun sequence, a single genomic window includes:
- the LOC109202686 gene encoding uncharacterized protein LOC109202686: MKQIYRVPFERNTERVKQLRYDYVQRVMELEADAMGHELLFVDEAGFNLSKTRRRGRNIIGHRAIINVPGQRGGNITMCAAISQNGVVHHHATIGPYNTAHIIAFLDTLHDMLTVQRPEQTRYVIIWDNVSFHRAALVRNWFTDHPSFMALNLPPYSPFLNPIEEFFSAWCWKVYDRHPHQQVALLQAMEEACGDIDQASCQAWIRHSRRYFPRCLGLEDIACDVDEILWPDPERRHDVG, encoded by the exons ATGAAGCAAATTTATAGAGTTCCTTTCGAGAGAAACACAGAACGTGTAAAGCAACTGCGATATGACTATGTGCAG AGAGTGATGGAACTAGAAGCAGATGCAATGGGACATGAGCTACTTTTTGTGGATGAGGCCggttttaacctcagtaaaaccagGAGACGTGGCAGGAACATTATTGGACACCGTGCCATTATCAATGTCCCAGGACAACGTGGTGGTAACATAACCATGTGTGCAGCTATAAGCCAAAATggtgttgttcaccatcatgcaaCCATAGGCCCAtacaacactgcacacattattGCATTCCTGGACACCTTGCATGACATGCTCACTGTTCAGAGACCAGAGCAGACCCGATATGTCATCATATGGGACAATGTTAGTTTCCATAGGGCTGCTTTGGTCCGCAACTGGTTTACAGACCACCCATCCTTCATGGCACTCAACCTCCCTCCATACTCTCCATTCTTAAATCCCATCGAGGAGTTCTTCTCTGCCTGGTGCTGGAAAGTGTACGACCGTCATCCTCATCAACAGGTAGCCCTTTTACAGGCAATGGAGGAGGCATGTGGAGATATTGACCAGGCATCATGTCAGGCCTGGATACGGCATTCAAGGAGATATTTTCCCCGGTGCCTTGGACTGGAGGATATCGCATGCGATGTGGACGAAATTTTGTGGCCGGACCCAGAAAGACGACATGATGTAGGctga